In Cyanobacteriota bacterium, the following are encoded in one genomic region:
- a CDS encoding 4Fe-4S dicluster domain-containing protein, producing MATKTQDKIEQNTNKKQEPITYDLVLVGGSPSNLTMAHRLCDLARTKPEMHISVAILEKAEEFGAHIVSGAVVNKTIFDKVYPNHVADGMPIESICKESHFSILSENAKWDVPSVITRAALPDFVKDGYYVLTLSAVVEWMAQTLVTKANEIPNITVDMFPGFAAHEAIIEDDKVIGVRVGKTGDPVEDNVYASIIAFGDKGFLSKDIIKHFNLEGNPQLWSVGVKETWKLAEETPCMKGKVYHSLGYPTLDGTLGGGFVYGLDHKRLTIGLVISLDSKNPNIHPQKQLQEYKKHPWLQKLLKGAELLNYGAAVLPEGGLASLPKQFQTNGSLLLGDALGLLDMKSLAGVDKALESGYLAAQTAFNALQTRDFSANSLSTYQEDLMHSPFMDKFKANKYFRKAFLDNPELLSEFLPKFLKGIELTNVPLIGGLLGPLVGALIVGLSSPIKALAQTIDAGVKMNAPDDVKEEIVYKAGYKAINPNFSKELIKRNQGRQEFDKTTIYSREDAVFYAQTKYIEHPEHIDEFSADTCLKCINKYDAVKLDVPCVSDCTAEVHRLDISGEGIKVHGMSLENCVQCRTCELICPEQNLRVNPAYAGAGPDFRGL from the coding sequence ATGGCAACTAAAACACAAGACAAAATAGAACAAAACACTAATAAAAAACAAGAACCAATCACATATGATCTTGTACTAGTTGGTGGCAGCCCTTCCAACCTAACAATGGCTCACAGGCTTTGTGACTTGGCGAGAACTAAACCAGAGATGCATATCTCGGTGGCTATTCTTGAAAAAGCAGAAGAATTTGGTGCTCATATAGTTTCAGGTGCTGTAGTTAACAAAACTATTTTTGATAAGGTCTATCCTAATCATGTCGCTGATGGCATGCCAATAGAGTCCATTTGTAAAGAAAGTCATTTTTCTATTTTGAGCGAAAACGCCAAGTGGGATGTTCCTTCAGTTATTACTCGTGCTGCTTTGCCTGATTTTGTCAAAGACGGTTACTACGTGCTGACACTTTCAGCCGTTGTTGAATGGATGGCTCAAACTCTTGTCACTAAAGCAAATGAAATACCAAATATTACAGTTGATATGTTCCCTGGCTTTGCAGCTCACGAAGCAATCATTGAGGATGACAAGGTCATTGGAGTGCGTGTTGGCAAGACTGGTGATCCAGTCGAAGACAATGTATACGCCTCTATTATTGCATTTGGTGACAAAGGATTTTTGTCAAAAGATATCATTAAGCATTTTAATTTAGAAGGCAACCCACAGCTTTGGTCAGTTGGCGTTAAGGAGACCTGGAAACTAGCCGAGGAGACTCCATGCATGAAGGGCAAGGTTTATCATAGTCTTGGTTACCCAACACTAGATGGTACTCTTGGTGGTGGATTTGTTTATGGCTTAGATCACAAACGTCTGACTATTGGATTGGTGATTTCACTTGATTCCAAGAACCCCAATATTCATCCACAAAAACAATTACAAGAATACAAAAAACATCCTTGGTTACAAAAACTTCTCAAAGGAGCTGAACTACTTAATTATGGAGCGGCAGTTTTACCAGAAGGTGGTCTTGCTAGTCTTCCAAAACAGTTTCAAACTAATGGCTCATTATTACTTGGTGACGCGCTTGGCTTACTTGACATGAAATCATTAGCGGGTGTTGACAAAGCACTTGAGTCAGGCTATCTAGCTGCTCAAACGGCTTTCAATGCACTACAGACAAGAGATTTTTCTGCTAATAGTTTATCGACATATCAAGAAGATTTGATGCACTCCCCGTTCATGGACAAGTTCAAAGCTAACAAGTATTTCCGTAAAGCATTTTTGGATAACCCTGAACTTCTAAGTGAATTCTTACCTAAGTTCCTTAAAGGAATTGAACTAACTAACGTACCCTTGATTGGTGGCTTGCTTGGACCTCTTGTTGGAGCACTTATAGTTGGACTTTCTAGTCCAATTAAAGCTTTGGCACAGACCATTGATGCTGGAGTCAAAATGAATGCACCTGATGATGTGAAAGAAGAGATTGTTTACAAAGCTGGCTACAAAGCAATCAACCCGAACTTCTCTAAAGAACTAATTAAACGTAATCAGGGTAGACAGGAATTCGACAAAACTACCATCTACTCGCGTGAAGATGCTGTTTTCTATGCTCAAACTAAATACATTGAACATCCAGAACATATTGATGAATTTAGTGCTGACACTTGCTTGAAGTGCATCAATAAATATGATGCCGTCAAACTCGACGTACCTTGCGTCTCTGACTGTACTGCTGAAGTTCACAGACTTGATATAAGTGGAGAAGGAATCAAAGTCCACGGTATGTCACTAGAAAACTGTGTACAATGCCGCACTTGTGAATTGATTTGTCCTGAACAAAACCTAAGAGTTAACCCTGCTTATGCCGGTGCTGGTCCTGATTTTAGGGGTTTATAA
- a CDS encoding electron transfer flavoprotein subunit alpha/FixB family protein yields the protein MAKEVLVIAEQVDGIIANVTLELLGEGKKLAKKLDAPLSCFILGHNIDSQVDRVIAAGADKVYVADHPELAEYKTLPYRRVIIDEINTWSTPPHTMLMGSTTSGRDLAPRIAAYFETGLTADTIELDIGPYEHKAGVDKSKIGYFPECLYANRPSFGESLKARILGPWKDPQMATIRPGVFPLPEMVSKPRSEVTKIKNVEIKILDSDNRVRISKILREAGSKIDITEADVIIAGGFGLGSIEGFKLLQELADCFENSVVAASRKAVDLGWITYPYQVGQTGKTVRPKIYIACGISGALQHRVGMQKSDLIIAINKDPDAAIFSFAHHGIVGDLYHVIPEMISQIKASKKEPALA from the coding sequence ATGGCTAAGGAAGTATTGGTTATAGCGGAACAAGTAGATGGCATTATTGCCAACGTAACTCTTGAATTACTTGGAGAAGGAAAAAAATTAGCAAAGAAGCTAGATGCACCTCTTAGTTGTTTTATTCTTGGTCACAATATTGACAGCCAAGTAGACAGAGTAATTGCAGCAGGTGCTGACAAAGTCTACGTAGCAGATCATCCTGAACTTGCTGAATACAAAACACTTCCTTATAGACGTGTGATTATTGATGAGATCAACACTTGGAGCACACCACCGCATACTATGCTCATGGGTTCAACTACCTCTGGTAGAGACCTTGCTCCGCGCATCGCAGCCTACTTTGAAACTGGATTAACGGCTGATACTATCGAATTAGATATTGGACCTTACGAACACAAAGCCGGAGTGGATAAATCCAAAATCGGCTATTTCCCAGAATGTCTTTATGCAAACAGACCAAGTTTTGGTGAATCACTCAAGGCGCGCATCTTGGGACCATGGAAAGATCCACAAATGGCAACGATAAGACCAGGCGTATTTCCGCTTCCTGAGATGGTTTCAAAGCCCAGATCAGAAGTTACCAAAATCAAAAACGTAGAAATTAAGATACTAGACTCCGACAATAGAGTAAGAATCAGTAAAATCCTAAGAGAAGCAGGTAGCAAGATTGATATAACTGAAGCTGATGTAATTATTGCTGGTGGCTTTGGACTTGGTTCAATTGAAGGATTTAAATTACTTCAAGAACTTGCTGATTGTTTTGAAAACTCAGTTGTAGCAGCTTCACGCAAAGCTGTTGACTTGGGCTGGATCACTTATCCATATCAAGTAGGTCAAACTGGCAAAACAGTAAGACCAAAGATATATATTGCTTGCGGGATTTCTGGAGCATTGCAACACAGAGTTGGAATGCAAAAATCAGACTTGATTATTGCAATCAATAAAGATCCAGATGCAGCAATTTTTTCATTTGCTCACCACGGCATAGTTGGTGATCTATATCACGTAATTCCTGAAATGATTTCACAAATCAAAGCTAGTAAAAAGGAGCCCGCATTGGCGTAA